In Zingiber officinale cultivar Zhangliang chromosome 1A, Zo_v1.1, whole genome shotgun sequence, a genomic segment contains:
- the LOC122005822 gene encoding leucine-rich repeat extensin-like protein 7 yields MFPSFRPNSFILFLFLSFPFIFLLPFTTTSHGVAEDHAKTLSHTPKICGNNQRHDDASDLNEFFPEARIPSDSNVGQLSDPSAVSHIANPLLQRAHTALRAWKSAIVSDPHNFTGNWVGDDVCTYNGIVCTPSLDDPTRHAVAGIDLNRADLEGHLPMELSLFHEVSLIHLNSNKFRGQIPQKLSKLVHLQELDLSNNGFHGPFPEEVLRLPNLKYLDLRYNNFEGVLPPELFDKDLDALLINNNRFNGTLPINIGNSKLSAMVLANNNFEGGIPKSIGNMNQTLNEIVIGNNSFSGCLPLELGSLINVAVLDLSLNSFTGVLPEKMIEGLQNVEQLNVANNKLTGTLPHGICQLKKLDNFTYSSNYFNGNRLECQRPGKVEFDRGLNCIDGEEEGEEEEERRKEEFAVAAFEHSASCSEQKNEIPSGRSSYSPAPSSLSPSSHRIVLEQQPAASLPPVGGFGYASPPPPMMKDN; encoded by the coding sequence ATGTTTCCTTCCTTTCGTCCGAATTCCTTCatccttttcctcttcctctccttccctTTCATCTTCTTGCTTCCTTTCACTACCACCTCGCATGGCGTCGCAGAAGACCACGCCAAAACCCTCTCTCACACTCCAAAGATATGTGGCAACAACCAAAGACATGATGATGCCTCTGACCTGAATGAATTCTTCCCTGAAGCCCGCATCCCATCCGATTCCAACGTTGGCCAACTCTCCGATCCCTCCGCGGTGAGCCATATCGCCAATCCCCTGCTTCAGCGCGCTCACACCGCGCTCCGCGCGTGGAAGAGCGCCATCGTCTCCGACCCTCACAACTTCACTGGCAATTGGGTCGGCGACGATGTGTGCACCTACAACGGCATCGTCTGCACCCCCTCGCTCGACGACCCCACCCGACACGCCGTCGCTGGCATCGACCTTAATAGAGCGGACCTCGAAGGCCACCTCCCCATGGAGCTCAGCCTCTTCCACGAGGTCTCTCTCATCCACCTCAACTCCAATAAGTTCCGCGGCCAAATTCCCCAGAAGCTATCCAAGTTGGTGCACCTCCAAGAGCTCGACCTCAGCAACAACGGCTTCCACGGGCCGTTCCCGGAGGAGGTGCTCCGGCTGCCGAATCTCAAGTACCTCGACCTCCGGTACAATAACTTCGAAGGGGTGCTGCCGCCAGAGCTCTTCGACAAGGATCttgatgctctgctcatcaacaACAACCGATTCAACGGCACGTTGCCGATAAACATAGGTAACTCGAAGCTCTCTGCGATGGTGCTAGCCAACAACAACTTCGAAGGCGGCATTCCGAAAAGCATAGGAAATATGAACCAAACTTTGAATGAGATCGTCATCGGCAACAACAGCTTCAGTGGATGCTTGCCGCTGGAGCTCGGGTCACTCATCAACGTTGCGGTGCTGGACCTAAGTTTGAACTCGTTCACCGGAGTGTTGCCAGAGAAGATGATCGAGGGGTTGCAAAACGTGGAGCAACTCAATGTCGCAAACAATAAATTGACAGGGACTCTGCCGCATGGCATATGCCAGTTGAAGAAACTCGATAACTTCACATACTCTTCCAATTACTTCAACGGCAACAGACTGGAATGTCAGCGGCCGGGGAAGGTCGAATTTGACCGCGGGTTGAATTGTattgatggagaagaagaaggagaagaagaagaagagagaagaaaggaggaattCGCTGTCGCGGCGTTTGAACATTCAGCGAGTTGCAGCGAGCAGAAGAACGAGATACCTTCAGGGCGTTCGAGTTATTCTCCAGCGCCTTCATCCTTGTCACCGTCGTCGCATCGGATTGTATTGGAACAGCAACCTGCTGCATCCCTTCCGCCAGTTGGCGGGTTCGGTTATGCATCGCCACCACCTCCCATGATGAAAGATAATTGA